The sequence TACGTGGGCGAGGTGACGCGGGCCCGCCACGTCCGCGTCACCGGGCTGGACCGGCAGGGGCGGCGGATCTGGGTGGACGCCGACGACTTCAAGGCGCGGGCGTTCCAGCACGAGCTCGACCACCTGGAGGGCGTCCTCTACGTGGACAAGGCGCAGCGGCTGGTCCGCCTCCCGCCCGAGACGGCCTACCGGCTGGTCTTCATGGGCACCCCGGAGTTCGGCGTCACGGTCCTGCGCCGCCTGGCCCGGCACGGCTTCAAGCTGGCCGGCGTGGTCACCCAGCCCGACCGGCCCCGGGCGCGGGGGCAGGCGGTCCTCCCCTCCCCGGTCAAGCGCCAGGCGCTGGAGTACGGGCTCCCCCTCCTGGAGCCGGAGAACCCGCGCGAGCCCGGCTTCCTGGAACGGCTGCGGGAGCTCCGCCCGGACGTGATCGTCACCGCCGCCTACGGCTTCGTCCTGCCGCCCGAGGTGCTGGCGGTGCCCAAGCTGGTGGCGCTCAACATCCATCCCTCGCTGCTGCCGCGCTACCGCGGCCCGGCCCCGATCCAGCGGGCGCTGATGGCGGGCGAGAGGGAGACGGGCGTCACCGTCATCCGCATGTCCGAGCGCGTCGACGCGGGCGAGGTGCTGGCGCAGCGCCCGGTCCCCATCGAGCCGGAGGACGACGCGGGCTCGCTGGGGGCGAAGCTGGCGGCGGCCGGTGCGGAGCTGGTGATCGACGTCCTCCATCGCCTCGCGGTCGGCGAGGAGGTGCCGGGCGTCCCGCAGGACGAGTCGGCGGCGACCCGGGCGCCCAAGATCCGCCCCGAGGAAGAGCGCCTGGACTGGAGCCGCCCCGCGGAGCAGCTCCTCCACCAGATCCGCGCGCTCAGCCCCAAGCCCGGCGCCTACACCTTCTACCAGGGGCAGCGGTTCAAGGTCTTCCGCGCCGAGCCGCTGCCGGCGGCCGAGCTCCCGGGAGGCGGGACCGGGGCGCTCCAACCCGGGGAACTGGTGGCGGTGGACGCTCGCTCGGCGGTGGTCGCCTGCGGCCCGGACGGGGGCCAGCGGCTGCGGCTGCTGGAGGTCCAGGCGGCCGGGCGGCGGAGGATGTCCGTGGCCGACTTCCTGCGCGGCAACCCGCTCCGGCCCGGGGAGCGCCTTGGCTGAGAGGCCCGGCCGCCGGCCGGCCGGAGCCGGCCGGAGCCGGCGCGGCGCCCGGGAGGTGGCGCTCCGCGCCTGCCTGAGGGTGGAGGAGGGCGCGCGCAGCCGCGAGGCGCTGGAGGCCGAGCTGGCCCGGGCGCCGGGCCTGGCTGCCGCCGACCGGCACCTGGCCACGGAGCTGACCTACGGCACCGTCCGCTGGCTGCGCCGCTTCGACTTCCTCCTGGCGCGGACCTCCCGCCGGCCGCTGGCCCGGCTGCAGCCGCCGCTCCGCTGGGCGCTCCGGATGGCCCTCTACCAGCTGGAGCAGATGAAGATCCCCGAGCACGCGGCGCTCCACGAGACGCTGGAGGCGCTGCGGGCGGTGGCGGGCCCGGCGCCGGTCGGCTATGCCAACGGGGTGCTGCGGGAGGCGCTCCGCCGCCGCGGCGAGTGGAGCTGGCCCGACGACGGCTCACCCGGGAGCCTGGCCGTCCGCCACTCCTTCCCGGACTGGCTGGCGCGCCGCTGGGTGGAGCGGTACGGGGGCGAGGAGGCGGAGCGCCTGATGCGGACCATGAACGTGCCGCCGCCTCTGACCGTCCGGCTCAACCGGCTCCGCGCCCGGCCGCAGGAGGCGCTGGAGCGCCTCCGGGCGGCAGGCCTGGAGGCGCGGGCGGGCCGCTACGAGCCGCAGGCGCTGGAGGTGCGGGGCGCCGCGCCCCGGGAGCTCCCGGGCTGGGAGGAAGGCTGGTACCAGGTCCAGTCCGAGGCGTCCATCCTGGTCGGGCGCACCGTCGGCGCCCGTCCGGGCGAGCGGGTCCTGGACGTGGCGGCCGCGCCGGGCGGGAAGAGCACCCACCTGGCGGAGCAGATGGAGGACCGGGGGCTGGTGCTGGCCGTGGACGTGGATGCACGGCGGCTCGGCCGGGTGGAGGAGAACGCCCGCCGGCTCGGCCTCCGCTCGATCCGCGTCCTGGCCGAGGATGCGCGCCACCTGGCGGAGCGTCTGGAGGCCGCCTCCTTCGACCGCCTCCTGGTGGACGCACCCTGTACCGGCACGGGCGTGCTCAACCGCCGGGCGGAGGCTCGCTGGCGGAAGCGCCCGCAGGACGTGGGCCGGGCGGCCCGCCTGCAGGCGGAGATCCTGGACGGAGTGGCTCCCTTGCTCCGGCGCGGGGGGACGCTGGTCTATTCGACGTGTACACTCGAACCTGAGGAGAACCGTGAGACGGTGGAGAGCTTCCTGAGGCGGTGGCCGGGCTACCGGTGGGATCCGCTGGCTCCCTGGCTGCCGCCGGCGCTGGCCGGGCGGGTCGAGCGGGAGGGCGAGATCCAGTTCCTGCCGCAGCGCGACGGTCTGGATGGCCACTACATCGCCCGGCTGGTTCGGGAGGCGTGAGCGATGCAAGACGAGAGGCAGGCGGCCGCGGGGCTGCCCGATCCGCGGGGCATGGACCGGCAGGAGCTGGAGGCGTTCGCGCGGAGCGAGGGGCAGCCCGCCTACCGCGGCCGCCAGCTCTTCCGCTGGATCCAGGGGAGGGCCGCCACCGACTTCGAGAGCATGACCGACCTGCCGGCGGGCTGGCGGGCCAGCCTTGCCGGGCGGATTCCTCTCGAGCCGGCGGAGGTGGTCCGGCGGCAGGTCGATCCGGAGGACGGGACGGTCAAGCTCCTCCTGCGCCTGCGGGACGGCGAGCTGGTGGAGACGGTGCGCATGCGCTACCGGTACGGTACCAGCGCCTGCATCTCCACCCAGGCGGGCTGCAACGTCGGCTGCCGCTTCTGCGCCTCCACCCTGGGGGGGAAGCGGCGCGACCTGACGGCGGGGGAGATGGCGGAGCAGGCGCTGGCCATCCAGCGCGAGCTCCTCCCCCACGGCGAGCGGCTCTCGCGGCTGGTCCTGATGGGCATGGGAGAGCCGCTGGAGAACTATGAAGAGACGGTCCGCTTCCTCCGCCTGGCGCACGAGCCCGAGGGGATGGCCATCTCCTACCGGCGCATGACCGTCTCCACCTCCGGGGTGGCGCCGGCCATCGAGCGGCTGGCGGGGGAAGGGCTCCCGGTGACGCTCGCCATCTCGCTCCACGCGCCCAACGACGAGCTCCGGCGGCGGCTGGTGCCCATGAACAACCGCTACCCGCTGGCGCGGCTGCTGGAAGCGGCGCGGAGCTACCTGGAGCGGACGGGACGACGGCTCACCTTCGAATACGTGCTGATCGACCGCGTCAACGACGAGCCGGAGCACGCCCGGGAGCTGGCCGCGCTCCTCCACGGGCTGCTCTGCCACGTCAACCTGATCCCGCTCAACGAATCGGGCCGGGGTCTGGTCAGCTCGCCGCCGGAGAGGATCGAAGCCTTCCGGCGGGTCCTGGAGCGAAGCGGCCTGCAGGTGACGGTCCGGCGCTCGCTGGGACAGCAGATCGACGCCGCCTGCGGGCAGCTCCGCCGCCGCGAGGTGGCCGGGGGGGAGCGACGCCGGGCGCCGCTCCCCCGCTGACGGGGGAGCCCGCGTGCCGCCGGGCGGTCCTGGGCGGGGGCGGGCGGGAAGCGGGTCGGGGAGGGAGCGGCATGCGGGTCGACGCGGCCAGTGACGTGGGCAAGGTCCGCCCTCGCAACGAGGACGCCTGGGTCTGGCGCCGTATCCGGACGCTGGAGCTCCTGGCGGTGGCCGACGGGCTGGGCGGTCACAGGGCCGGCGACGTGGCCAGCCGGCTGGCGCTGGACGAGCTGGCCAAGGGGCTGGACGTGGACGGCGCCGAGACGGGGGAGGCCAGCCGGGAGAGCCTGCTCCGGGCCGTCCGCAGGGCGAACCAGGCGGTCTGGGAGGCCGCCCGGGCGCGGGCCGAATGGCAGGGCATGGGGACCACGCTCACCGCGGCGCTGGTCGACGGCGACCGGCTCACCCTGGCCCATGTGGGCGACAGCCGTGCCTACCTGTGGCGGGCCGGATCCCTCCGCCAGCTGACCTCCGACCACTCGCTGGTGCAGGCGCTGGTCGCCCGGGGCGCCCTCAGCGAGGAGGAGGCCGAGCATGTCCCCGAACGGCATATCCTCACCCGGGCGGTGGGGACGTCCCCCGAGGTGGAGGTCGACGTCCTCGAGATCCGCCTGGAGCCGGGGGACCGCCTGGTCCTGGCGACCGACGGGCTGAGCGCCGCCCTGAACAAGGAGCAGGTGGCCGCTCTCCTGGCGGAGGGCGGCGATCGGCCGGCCCATCGCCTGGTGGAGGCGGCCAACCGGGGCGGAGCTCCCGACAACGTGACGGTGCTGGTCGCCGATCTCCCCGCCGGCGGGGAGGAGCAGGACCAGACCGGCCTGGCCGCGGGTGGTCTCGGGTGATCGGACGGGTTCTCGGTGGCCGCTACGAGATCCTGACCCGCCTGGGCGGGGGCGGCATGGCCGTGGTCTACAAGGGCCTCGACCGTCTGCTCAACCGGGCCGTGGCGGTCAAGGTCCTGCGGGAACAGTACTCGACGGACCCCGAGTTCGTCCGGCGCTTCCGGCGGGAGGCCCAGGCGGCCGCCATGCTGGCCCATCCCAACATCGTCAACGTCTACGACGTGGGCGACGAGGGCGAGCTTCATTACATCGTGATGGAGTATGTCGAGGGGCGGACGCTCCGCCAGGTGCTGGACGAGGAAGGGAGGCTCCCCCCGGCGCGGGCGGCGCGCATCGCCGTCCAGATCCTGGACGCGCTCGACGAGGCGCACCGCCACGGCGTCATCCACCGGGACGTCAAGCCGGACAACATCCTCCTCACCCGGGACGACCGGGTGAAGGTGGCCGACTTCGGCATCGCGCGCGCGGTGACGCAGGCCACGCTGGTCCCCACCGGGGCGATCCTGGGCTCGGCCCACTACATCTCGCCGGAGCAGGCGCGAGGCAGCCCTCTCGACGGCCGCTCGGACCTCTATTCGGTGGGCGTGCTCCTCTTCCAGCTGCTCAGCGGGGAGCTCCCCTACGACGGGGAGAGCCCGGTGGAGGTGGCGCTCAAGCGTTTCCAGCAGGATCCGCCCGACCTCTCGCTCCTGGCGCCCGGCGTCCCCGCCGCCCTGGCGGCGGTGGTGCGGAAGGCCATGGCGCGCCAACCCGGCCTCCGCTACGGCTCGGCCGCCGCCATGGCCGAGGATCTCCGCGCCTTCCTGCTGGGCCAGCCGCTCTCCCACGCGGTGCGCCTGGAGCCGCCGCCGGATGGGGAGGCGACCATCGAGCTGGGCCGCGCCCCGAGGCCGAGCGGGGAGGAGGCCGGTGAGGCCGCTGCGCCGTCCAAGGGGGGCCGCGGCGGCGGGAAGCGGGCGCCGGCCCCGCAGCGACGGGGACGCCGGCTCTGGGCCCTGGTGGGGGCGATCGTGCTCCTGCTGGCCGCCGGTGGTTACGGCGCCTGGCGGTTGAGCCGCTGGTTCGACGTGCCCACGGTCCGCGTCCCTTCGGTGGTCGGGCAGAGCCTCAGCCAGGCGACGCGCACCCTGCAGGGGGCGCAGCTCACCCTGAGCGTGGCCGACCAGCGGTACAGCCAGCGCTACCCGGCCAACACCGTCATCTCCCAGGATCCCCGGCCGGGGGCGCAGGTGAAGGCGGGGCAGCCGGTCCGGGTGGTGGTCTCGCAGGGACCCCAGCAGGTGACGGTGCCCGCGGTGGGCAACATGCGCCAGAGCCAGGCCGAGGCGGTTCTCGCGGCGCGCGGGCTGCGGACCCAGGTGGTCCAGCAGTACAGCGACTCCGTGGCCACCGGTTACGTGATCGACCAGTCGCCCGCCCCCGGTTCGCCGGTCTCCCAGGGGAGCACGGTCACCCTGACCGTCAGCCAGGGGCCCAGCGTCACGCAGGTGGTGGTGCCGCCGCTGGTCGGCCTGAGCGTGGACGACGCCTTGGGCCGGCTCCGCTCGAGCCAGCTGGTCCCCGGCAAGATGAGCTACCAGCGCTCGGGCTACCCGGCGGGGATCGTGGTCTCCACCTCGCCCGCCTCGGGGCAGATGGTGGGGTCCGGCAGCTCCGTCGATCTGGTGATCAGCCAGGGCTGCGTCAACCAGGCGCAGCCGACGATCACCGTCCAGGGCGGGGGGGACCAGACCGTCCAGGTCCGGGTCGACTTGTCGGACGCGTCCGGTACGCGCACCATCTACGAGGCGCCCCACGCGCCCGGCGACAGCTTCCAGGTGAACGCCTGCTGGGGGAAGGGCGACGCCTACCTGAAGGTCTACGAGAACGGCAACCTGGTCAACCCTCCGGACGGGCAGCTGCTGAAGGGAGGCACGCCTTGAGCCTGACGGGGCGGGTCGTCAAGGTCCTCAACCAGTGGTACCAGGTGGAGACGACCGAGGGCACCCTGCCGGCACGGCCGCGGGGCCGCCTGCGCCGCGGCGAGGAAGGGGCCCCGGTGGCGGGCGACCTGGTCGAGCTGTGGCGGGCTTCCGACGGGACCGCGCGGATCGAACGGCTGCTGCCGCGCCGGAATCGGCTGGAGCGGCCGCCGGTGGCCAACGTGGACCTCCTCCTGGTGGTCGCATCCTGGGTGGAGCCGCGGGTCGTGCCGGAGCTGGTCGACCGGGCGCTGGTCGAGGCGGAACGCCAGTCCATCCCGGCGGCGCTGGTGGTCAACAAGGTGGACCGGATCGCCGGCCGGCCGGAGCTCCTGGACGAGGCGCGCCGCTTCCTGGAGGCCTACCGGCGGGTGGGGTACCCCGCGCTCTTCACCTCCGCCCGCGACGGCACCGGCCTCGCGGAGCTGCGAACGCTCCTCCGGGGCAGCCTGGTGGTGCTGGCAGGCGCCAGCGGGGTGGGGAAGTCGAGCCTGCTCAACGCGCTCATCCCCGGCGCAAGGCTCCGGACCGGCATGCTCAGCCGGGCCGAGCGCGGCACCCACACCACCCGCCACGTGGAGCTGCTGCCCATGCAGGGGGGCGGCTGGGTGGCCGACACGCCGGGCTTTGTCCGCCTCGACCCGCCCGCCCTGGCGGAGCCCGAGGACCTCCGCCGCTACTTCCCCGAATTCCGGGAGCCGGCCGCTCTCTGCCGCTTTCGGGACTGCCTCCACCTGGAGGAGCCCGAGTGCGGGGTGCGTCGGGCGGTGGAGCAGGGCGAGATCGACGCCGGCCGCTACGCCCGCTACCGGGGGCTTCTGGAGGAGCTGCGCGCGGTGGCGGAGCGGCGTTGAAGAGGAGGCTGCCAGCCCCATGCCCGTCATGCCCGTGATCGCACCGTCGGTCCTGTCCGCGGACCTCTCCCGCCTGGCCGACTTTGCCGCGCGGATGGAGGCGGCGGGAGCCGGCCGGCTCCACCTGGACGTCATGGACGGCCACTTCGTCCCCAACCTCACCTTCGGCCCCCCGGTGGCGGAGTCGCTCCGCCGCCACTCCCGGCTGCCCTTCGACGTCCACCTGATGGTGGAGGAGCCCGAGGCGTGGATCGACCCCTTTCTGGGGGCGCGGCCGGCGACGCTGGTGGTCCACGCGGAGGCGAGCCGCCACCTGCACAAGCTGCTGGCGACGATCCGCGCGCGCGGCTTCAGGGCCGGGCTGGCCCTCAACCCTGCCACCGGCACGGAGGCGGTCCGCTGGCTCTGGCCGCTCCTGGACCAGATCCTGGTCATGAGCGTCAATCCGGGTCGCGGCGGGCAACGCTTCCTGCCGCTGGCGCTGGAGAAGCTCCGCCTCCTGGCACGGGAGGCGCCACCCGGCTGGAGGGGCGAGCTGGCGGTGGACGGGGGCATCGGCGAGGAGACGGCCGAGGAGGCGGTGGCGGCGGGCGCCGAAGTGCTGGTGGCCGGCGCCTCCCTGGCGCGGGCGGAGGATCCGGGCGCGGCCTTCCAGCGGCTGCGGGCGCTGGCGGAGCGGGCGGCCCGGGGGGCGAGGGGCCGGGCGCCCGGCTCGGGGGAGGCGGGCCGGGGCGGAATAGCCTAGAACGTGCGCCGGCGGACGGCATGGAAGGGGGTGAGGCGGTGCTCTACCTGAGCCAGCTCCTGGGGAGCCGGGTGTACGCGCGCGAGTCGGAGGGCTCCATGGTGCTGGGGCGGCTGGAGGACGTGGTGATCCAGGCGGGGCAGTCGAACCCGGTGGCGCGCGGCTTCATCCTGCGGGGCAGGCGCGGCGACGCCTTCTGGGTGCCCAGCGGGCAGCTGGCGCCCGCCGCCGACGGGCGGCTGGTGGTCAGCTCGCCCCAGCGGTCGATCCGGCTCTTCCTGCCCGAGGCGCGGACCATCCGGCTGGGGTTGGACGTCCTGGACAAGCAGGTGATCGACATCATGGGCCGGAAGGTGGTCCGCGTCAACGACGTCCAGGTGAACTGGGTGGGGGAGACGCTCCGCATCGTCGCCGTCGACGTGGGCTGGAGCGGCTTCCTCCAGAGGCTCGGGCTGGGCTGGCTGACCGGACTGCTGCGCCGGCTGGGGCTGGCCGGGCGGGAGCGCCTGATCCCCTGGGCGCTGGTGGAGCCGCTGGGCTCTCCCTCCTCGCCGCTCAAGCTCGCCATCGCCTGGAACAAGCTGCGGGGCTACCACCCGGCCGACCTGGCCGCGCTCCTGCCCGACCTCGACCCGGAGGAGCAGGTGGCGCTCCTCCGCTCCATGGAGCTCCGGGACGCGGCGGAGGTGATCTCGCGCATCGAGGAGCCGCCGCTTCGCCGTTCGATCCTGGAGCGGCTTCCGACCGGCCTCGCCTCCGACATCCTGGAGCAGATGGCGCCGGACGACGCCGCCGACGTGCTGGCCGAACTGCCCCAGGACGATCAGGAGGCGATCGTGGGCGGGATGGAGCGGGCGGAGCGGACGGACGTGGAGCGGCTGATGCGCTTCGGACCGCACTCGGCGGGCGGTCTGATGACCACCGACTTCATCGCCTTTCCCCAGCGGCTGACGGCCCAGGAGGCGATCGACCGCCTGCGGGTCCTCGCCCCGGACGCCGAGACCATCTACTACCTCTACGTAGTCTCCGAGGAGGGCCGGCTGGTGGGGACACTCTCCCTCCGCGACCTGATCGTCGCGCCGCCCGATCGCCCGCTGGACGCGATCATGCACCGGCGTGTGGTCTCGGTCCCCCTGGAGGCGGACGAGGAGACGGTGGTGGACGTGATGGCCCGCTACGACTTCCTGGCGCTGCCCGTGGTCGACGAGCAGCATCGCCTCCAGGGGATCATCACCTACGACGACGTCATGGACGTGGTGCTGGAGCGGGGCGGGTGGAAGAGGCGGCTGCGCGCCCGCGACTGAGGACCGCGATGCGACGGGCCGGCGGGTCTCCTCGGGTCCGGTCCCGTGCGGCCCGCCCGCGAGCGCGGGCCGGAAGGAACCCGGCCGAGGCCGTGCGACATAGAGTGGACTCCGCCCCGCCCTGCGGGCCGGAGGAAGGAGGTTGCCCAGTGCGGTTCATCGTGATCCGGCTGCCGGCCTGGCTGCGCCCGCTGTTGCGCCGGCTGGCGGGCTGAACCGGCCGCGGCGGCTGGCGGGGCGCCCCCCTGGCGCCCCGCGGCCGGCGGGCGCGCCGACCGGACGTCGAACGGAGGAAGCGAGCCTGCGACGGGGCTCCGCGCGGAGCTCCCGGTCCTTCGCCAGGCCTTCGCTAGACCGCGCGCCGAACCCGGCCCGAGCGGAGGCAACGGGTGCAGACGCGCAGCCTCCTCCTCCCCTCCGCGGTCTCGACGCTCACCCTCTGCAGGTTGGGGCGCCAGACCCGGTTCCCCTTCCGGTTGGAGTGGCTGACCGAATGTCCGAAGGCCACCTCGCGACCGCAGAGTTCGCATCGCCTGGACACTGCCACCGCATCCTCTCGATCCAAGGCTGGAAACAGGCACCCCGCATGCTACCATCCCGGCGCCGCGGGCCGCAACCGGGCCGGGGCCGTGGACCGGCCCGCCGGCTGGGCCTGTGCTATCATTTCTGCGTCGCTCTGCGTCGCCGGCCGGCCGCGTGCCGGCCCCAGGAAAGGATCGGTGAGCCGGATGGGCCGCGAGATCGAGACGGCGCTCGGCACGGTGGAGATCAGCGAGGACGCGATCGCCATGTTGGCGGGGCACGCGCTGCAGCAGTGCTACGGCGTCACCGGGGTGGCCAGCCGCGGGCTGGAGGGGCTGGCCGGCGCCCTGGGGCTCGGCTCGCCCGGCCGCGGCATCTCCGTCCACCTGAGCGCGGAGCGGCTGACCCTCGACGTCGCCGTCGTCGTCGGCTTCGGCACCCGCATCTCGGAGGTCGCCCAGAACGCGCGCGAGCAGATCCGCTATAGCGTCGAGCAGGCGACGGGACTCAAGGTGGACCAGGTGAACATCGAGGTGGCGGATATCCAGCTCGACCGCCAGGAGCGTGGCGGGAGAGGCCGGCGCTGAGCGCGGGGGGATCGCCTTGGAAGTGCGCGAGTTGAACGGGCGGGGACTGCTGGCGGCCACCGAGGCCGCGGCGGAGCGGCTGGCTCTGCACGAAGCCGAAGTCAACGCGCTCAACGTCTTCCCGGTGCCGGACGGCGACACGGGCAACAACATGAGCCAGACGATCCAGAACGCGCTGCGCGAGGCCCAACGGTCCGGGAGTTCCCTGGGCGAGGTGGCCCGGGCCCTGGCCCAGGGGGCGCTGATGGGCGCGCGCGGCAACTCCGGCGTCATCCTCTCGCAGCTTCTGCGCGGCTTCGCCGATGGGCTCCGGGGGATGGAGAGGGCGGGGCCCCAGCAGGTGGCGGCCGCCATGCGCCGCGGCGTGGAGACGGCCTACCGGGCGGTGATGAAGCCGGTCGAGGGAACGATCCTGACGGTCGCCCGGCGCGCCGCCGAGGCCGCGGAGGAAGCCGCGCGCCAGGGGGCCGGGCTCTCCCGCCTCCTCAGCCGCGCCCTGGAGGCGGCGCGGCAGGCGCTGGCCGAGACACCGCGGATGCTGGAGGTGCTGCGGCACGCAGGCGTCGTCGACTCCGGCGGGCAGGGCTTGGTCTACCTGCTGGAGGGCGCCAGCGAGAGGATCGGGACGGGCGGCGGGCTGGGGGTGGCCTCGCCACCCTCGGGCGCGGCGGCGCAGGCCGTGCCGGCCGCCGCCCTTCCCGCGGCGGAGGAGTCCGGGCAGGCCGAGAGGGCTGGTGGAGCCGGCCTTGCGGCCTACCGCGAGGAAGCGGTCCGCCAGATGGAGCACCCGTACGAGACGGAGTTCTTCCTGGTGGCCGCGGCGGGGCCCGATTTCCCGCGCTGGCGGCGGGAGCTGGCGGCCATGGGCTCGAGCCTGGTGGTGGTGGAGGGGGAGCGGATGGCCCGCGTCCACATCCACACCGCGGACCCGGGCCGGGTGCTCAGCTGGGCGGTCCGACA comes from Bacillota bacterium and encodes:
- the fmt gene encoding methionyl-tRNA formyltransferase, with amino-acid sequence MIRPILDSSHPEVRQRARPVRRVTRQIWKLLDDMAVTMYDADGVGLAAPQIGVDLRVIVVDVGDGLIEMVNPELLRSEGEQTGYEGCLSVPGYVGEVTRARHVRVTGLDRQGRRIWVDADDFKARAFQHELDHLEGVLYVDKAQRLVRLPPETAYRLVFMGTPEFGVTVLRRLARHGFKLAGVVTQPDRPRARGQAVLPSPVKRQALEYGLPLLEPENPREPGFLERLRELRPDVIVTAAYGFVLPPEVLAVPKLVALNIHPSLLPRYRGPAPIQRALMAGERETGVTVIRMSERVDAGEVLAQRPVPIEPEDDAGSLGAKLAAAGAELVIDVLHRLAVGEEVPGVPQDESAATRAPKIRPEEERLDWSRPAEQLLHQIRALSPKPGAYTFYQGQRFKVFRAEPLPAAELPGGGTGALQPGELVAVDARSAVVACGPDGGQRLRLLEVQAAGRRRMSVADFLRGNPLRPGERLG
- the rsmB gene encoding 16S rRNA (cytosine(967)-C(5))-methyltransferase RsmB, with translation MAERPGRRPAGAGRSRRGAREVALRACLRVEEGARSREALEAELARAPGLAAADRHLATELTYGTVRWLRRFDFLLARTSRRPLARLQPPLRWALRMALYQLEQMKIPEHAALHETLEALRAVAGPAPVGYANGVLREALRRRGEWSWPDDGSPGSLAVRHSFPDWLARRWVERYGGEEAERLMRTMNVPPPLTVRLNRLRARPQEALERLRAAGLEARAGRYEPQALEVRGAAPRELPGWEEGWYQVQSEASILVGRTVGARPGERVLDVAAAPGGKSTHLAEQMEDRGLVLAVDVDARRLGRVEENARRLGLRSIRVLAEDARHLAERLEAASFDRLLVDAPCTGTGVLNRRAEARWRKRPQDVGRAARLQAEILDGVAPLLRRGGTLVYSTCTLEPEENRETVESFLRRWPGYRWDPLAPWLPPALAGRVEREGEIQFLPQRDGLDGHYIARLVREA
- the rlmN gene encoding 23S rRNA (adenine(2503)-C(2))-methyltransferase RlmN — protein: MQDERQAAAGLPDPRGMDRQELEAFARSEGQPAYRGRQLFRWIQGRAATDFESMTDLPAGWRASLAGRIPLEPAEVVRRQVDPEDGTVKLLLRLRDGELVETVRMRYRYGTSACISTQAGCNVGCRFCASTLGGKRRDLTAGEMAEQALAIQRELLPHGERLSRLVLMGMGEPLENYEETVRFLRLAHEPEGMAISYRRMTVSTSGVAPAIERLAGEGLPVTLAISLHAPNDELRRRLVPMNNRYPLARLLEAARSYLERTGRRLTFEYVLIDRVNDEPEHARELAALLHGLLCHVNLIPLNESGRGLVSSPPERIEAFRRVLERSGLQVTVRRSLGQQIDAACGQLRRREVAGGERRRAPLPR
- a CDS encoding Stp1/IreP family PP2C-type Ser/Thr phosphatase; this encodes MRVDAASDVGKVRPRNEDAWVWRRIRTLELLAVADGLGGHRAGDVASRLALDELAKGLDVDGAETGEASRESLLRAVRRANQAVWEAARARAEWQGMGTTLTAALVDGDRLTLAHVGDSRAYLWRAGSLRQLTSDHSLVQALVARGALSEEEAEHVPERHILTRAVGTSPEVEVDVLEIRLEPGDRLVLATDGLSAALNKEQVAALLAEGGDRPAHRLVEAANRGGAPDNVTVLVADLPAGGEEQDQTGLAAGGLG
- the pknB gene encoding Stk1 family PASTA domain-containing Ser/Thr kinase, with the protein product MIGRVLGGRYEILTRLGGGGMAVVYKGLDRLLNRAVAVKVLREQYSTDPEFVRRFRREAQAAAMLAHPNIVNVYDVGDEGELHYIVMEYVEGRTLRQVLDEEGRLPPARAARIAVQILDALDEAHRHGVIHRDVKPDNILLTRDDRVKVADFGIARAVTQATLVPTGAILGSAHYISPEQARGSPLDGRSDLYSVGVLLFQLLSGELPYDGESPVEVALKRFQQDPPDLSLLAPGVPAALAAVVRKAMARQPGLRYGSAAAMAEDLRAFLLGQPLSHAVRLEPPPDGEATIELGRAPRPSGEEAGEAAAPSKGGRGGGKRAPAPQRRGRRLWALVGAIVLLLAAGGYGAWRLSRWFDVPTVRVPSVVGQSLSQATRTLQGAQLTLSVADQRYSQRYPANTVISQDPRPGAQVKAGQPVRVVVSQGPQQVTVPAVGNMRQSQAEAVLAARGLRTQVVQQYSDSVATGYVIDQSPAPGSPVSQGSTVTLTVSQGPSVTQVVVPPLVGLSVDDALGRLRSSQLVPGKMSYQRSGYPAGIVVSTSPASGQMVGSGSSVDLVISQGCVNQAQPTITVQGGGDQTVQVRVDLSDASGTRTIYEAPHAPGDSFQVNACWGKGDAYLKVYENGNLVNPPDGQLLKGGTP
- the rsgA gene encoding ribosome small subunit-dependent GTPase A, with protein sequence MSLTGRVVKVLNQWYQVETTEGTLPARPRGRLRRGEEGAPVAGDLVELWRASDGTARIERLLPRRNRLERPPVANVDLLLVVASWVEPRVVPELVDRALVEAERQSIPAALVVNKVDRIAGRPELLDEARRFLEAYRRVGYPALFTSARDGTGLAELRTLLRGSLVVLAGASGVGKSSLLNALIPGARLRTGMLSRAERGTHTTRHVELLPMQGGGWVADTPGFVRLDPPALAEPEDLRRYFPEFREPAALCRFRDCLHLEEPECGVRRAVEQGEIDAGRYARYRGLLEELRAVAERR
- the rpe gene encoding ribulose-phosphate 3-epimerase — translated: MPVMPVIAPSVLSADLSRLADFAARMEAAGAGRLHLDVMDGHFVPNLTFGPPVAESLRRHSRLPFDVHLMVEEPEAWIDPFLGARPATLVVHAEASRHLHKLLATIRARGFRAGLALNPATGTEAVRWLWPLLDQILVMSVNPGRGGQRFLPLALEKLRLLAREAPPGWRGELAVDGGIGEETAEEAVAAGAEVLVAGASLARAEDPGAAFQRLRALAERAARGARGRAPGSGEAGRGGIA
- a CDS encoding CBS domain-containing protein, producing the protein MLYLSQLLGSRVYARESEGSMVLGRLEDVVIQAGQSNPVARGFILRGRRGDAFWVPSGQLAPAADGRLVVSSPQRSIRLFLPEARTIRLGLDVLDKQVIDIMGRKVVRVNDVQVNWVGETLRIVAVDVGWSGFLQRLGLGWLTGLLRRLGLAGRERLIPWALVEPLGSPSSPLKLAIAWNKLRGYHPADLAALLPDLDPEEQVALLRSMELRDAAEVISRIEEPPLRRSILERLPTGLASDILEQMAPDDAADVLAELPQDDQEAIVGGMERAERTDVERLMRFGPHSAGGLMTTDFIAFPQRLTAQEAIDRLRVLAPDAETIYYLYVVSEEGRLVGTLSLRDLIVAPPDRPLDAIMHRRVVSVPLEADEETVVDVMARYDFLALPVVDEQHRLQGIITYDDVMDVVLERGGWKRRLRARD
- the rpmB gene encoding 50S ribosomal protein L28 produces the protein MSRRCELCGREVAFGHSVSHSNRKGNRVWRPNLQRVSVETAEGRRRLRVCTRCLRSGRVRRAV
- a CDS encoding Asp23/Gls24 family envelope stress response protein gives rise to the protein MGREIETALGTVEISEDAIAMLAGHALQQCYGVTGVASRGLEGLAGALGLGSPGRGISVHLSAERLTLDVAVVVGFGTRISEVAQNAREQIRYSVEQATGLKVDQVNIEVADIQLDRQERGGRGRR